Genomic DNA from Candidatus Kaiserbacteria bacterium:
TGTGGTTACCGTTAGAAACCCTCGTAAGAAATTCATGATACTTGAGGATGAGATGACCACTGAATCCTTCCATGGCTGGTACTAAAACCTGCAACATCAACCTCCTTCGTAAGTCTTCCATGAGATCCTCATCACGTCCTTCTGCAGAATTCCACACTTGTTTCAAGACAGCCACTTCTGGACTATTTCCTGTAATAATCACGATTCACCTCCACATATTTAATTTAAAGGACCCACAAGACTGCTTCCATTTGAAACCATACGCCTTCTATGCATAAATGCAAATGTGACTTTGCATGCGCTTTGAATATATTGATAATTTGTAATATAATGGTCAAATGAAAAATATTATTCAATTTCAAATCACAGAAGAAGATGGATACTATATTGCCGAAGGTGTAAATGTCGCGATTGTGACAGACGCTCCTACGCTTGACGAACTTGCTAAAAATATTAAAGACGCCGTTGCGCTTTACTTTGAAAATGAGGACTATTCGACTCTTGGATTTGGGAGCGCTCCGTCGGTACTCGCCAACTTTGAAATTTCTGCACTGACGTATGCCTAAACTAAAACGTCTTTCTCAAAAGGATGTTATTTCTATTCTCTTGACTCAAGGTTTTGAGTTGTCTGGACAAACGGGAAGTCATATTAAATTAAAGCGTTTTTCCGCATATGGTACAGAAGTGCTTATAGTCCCAAATCATAAGGAAATTAAACTGGGTACGCTCAAAAAAATATTCAATCAGGCGAGTAGATACATTCCGCAAGACATACTGAGGAAGGAATTTTATTCCGAATAATTTAGCAATGAAAAAACATAAGGCCATAGTTATCGTAGGCCCTACAGCATCGGGAAAGACTTCCCTTTCTATAGAACTTGCCAAAAAATTTGGTGGCGAGGTTGTTTCTGCTGATTCAAGGCAGGTATATACGGGACTCGATATTGGTACGGGAAAAGTGACACAGGAAGAAATGCAGGGTATTCCTCACCATCTCCTCGATGTCGCACAGCCAAACGAGGTGTACACCGCCCACGACTACGTCCGCGACGGCCGAAGAGCAATGAGTGACGTCCTTTCACGGGGAAAATTACCCATTATTGTTGGAGGTACCTTTTTCTATGTAGACGCACTTCTTGGCGATGTCTCAACACCAGAAGTTTCACCAAACCCCGAATTACGTACTGAACTCGAGAAACTCCCAACTGAAGAACTTTTTTTAAAACTTCAGAAACAGGACACAGCACGAGCCCTCACTATTGATCAGAATAATAGAAGAAGACTCATACGAGCGATTGAAATTGCTTCGGCTATTGAAGTAGTACCGAAGACTCAGGCTGTGGAGTTGTATAATCCTCTTAAAATTGGCATTAGTATCGAAAAGGAGGAATTGGTCAAAAATATACACACACGCCTCATAGAGCGATTAGATAGGGGAATGATTGATGAGGTTGTCGCTCTCCACAAGAATGGTCTTTCGTATGAGCGAATGACCGAGCTCGGCATTGAGTATGAGTACATTGCAAAATATCTTCAAAATATCATTACAGAAAATGAGATGTGTGCCCTTATAGAAACAAAAAGTTGGCAATATGCAAAACGACAAATGACCTGGCTCAAGAGAGATGAAGATATACAATGGTTTGAAAGAGAAGAATCTGAGAAAATCGAGGAAATGGTGAAAGCATTCCTAAATACCTAACCACCAACTACATCAAATTGTATCAAGGCGTCGCCTTGATACAATGGTCACTACACCACAAGGTTTTGAAACGTTTTTGTTTTGATTCTATATCAGGTATGGGATAATAGGTGTCACTACGCATTATTTCATATGTACAGCACCTTAAAACAATACTTTGGCTACGACGAATTTCGACCGTTGCAAAAAGATATAATTGAAAAAGTAATGGACAAACAGGACTGTGTCGTCCTTATGCCAACTGGTGGTGGGAAATCGCTCTGTTTCCAACTACCCGCCTTGCTGCAACCGGGCACCACCATTGTCATTTCCCCACTCATCTCACTCATGAAAGATCAGGTGGATGCACTCACGGGGAACGGCATACCCGCAGCATTTATTAATAGTTCCCTCCGTCAAGATGAAATCAGCGGAGTAATAGAGAAGGTAAAAAATGGGTCACTTAAAATTTTGTACATAACACCAGAACGACTCGCACTTCCCCATTTTGAAGCACTCTTACACACACTGCCAGTGAGCCTATTCGCTATTGATGAAGCGCACTGTATCTCTGAGTGGGGCCACGACTTTAGACCAGACTATCGTAACCTCAAATCACTTCGACAAAAATTTCCTTCTATTCCCATCATTGCTCTTACCGCTACTGCAACGGAAAAAGTCCGTGCAGATATCGTGAGCCAACTTGCGCTCCCCTCACCGCACATTTTCACTTCAAGCTTTAATCGGCAAAACTTGAGTTATGAAGTGTTACCAAAAAAAGATTCCTTCTCCACTATTCTTTCTCTTGTGTCTCTATATAAGGGTGAAAGCATTATCATCTACTGCTTCTCTCGAAAGGACACTGAAACGGTTGCAGAGAAATTAAATAAGCAAGGATATAAAGCAAGTACGTATCACGCAGGTCTGAGTGCTGATACCCGCAGAGACAACCAGGAGCGCTTTATTCGTGACGATATCCAAATCATGGTGGCTACCATTGCCTTTGGCATGGGAATAGACAAACCCGATGTACGATTAGTCATTCATCATAGTCTCCCCAAATCAATAGAAGGATACTATCAAGAGACAGGTCGCGCAGGGCGAGACGGCCTCCCTGCACGTTGCGTACTCTTGTTTTCTCTTGCTGATAAATTCAAACATGACTTTTTTAACAACAGAATCGCAGACCCAGTGGAAAAACAACAGGTACAGTACAATCTCGAACAATCAGTACAATATGGAAAACTAACGGGATGCCGTCGAAAGTTTTTGCTTAAATATTTTAATGAAGAGTACACAAAGCAAAACTGCGGAAACTGTGACTACTGTATTTCTCCCACTCCACTCATAATTCAAAAAACTAAGAAGGTGGTGCCGAAGTCAGTTGTGTCAGTAGTTAAAAATGCGAGTTATGACGTCTCATTATTTGAAGCACTACGTCAAGTGAGAACAAGCGAAGCAGCACGACTTCGCGTTCCTCCGTACATTGTCTTTGGCGACAAAGCACTTCATGAAATGGCTCTTCATAAACCAAAAACGAATGAAGCGTTCCTCAGCATCAGTGGTGTGGGTGAGAAGAAGTTGTCTCAGTTTGGAGAGATTTTTATGAATGCGATTCGGGGGTATGAGGGGTGAGGGATGTAGTGAGGTGAGGAATTGGTACACAAAAGAACAGACACTTTAATTAATAAAAATTTGTGGTATAGTTGTGGAAATAAGATGAATTATCTCTTACCTCAGATTGAAGGAGTGATAGCTAAAATAAGTAAGTCTAGTGCATTGTATCCTTTATTGATTGGGCTTGTTTTTGCCGTCGCAGTTGTATGCATTGTTTTTACTCTTTCGGAAAATTCATGGTTAAGATTTTTTTCACTACTGTTTCCAACGATAGTGCTTATCATGATTGTGCGGAGTTATGAACATTTTGCCAAGAATAATCCAGACATGCTCAGGTCAGAAACTCATGTTATACAAAAACAAGCTTTGTCTCTTATTGGAGATGAAACACATACCCTTGGTACAAAAGCGACACACGTTTTGGCCATTTTGAATCCAAACAAGCCTATCGTAGATGAGGATTTACTTGAATTATCCCCAATTTCAGAAGTTCAATTGAGTGAACCCATAAAATTAGTATGAATGTCTATCTTATTGCCACAAACAGTAACCCCCCCTTCAATCTGACAAAGTTCCATAATTTTGTTACGATTAATTTATACCCCACACATGTTTCAGCATGGTGGCACTATCTCAGTGGGTCAGTATATATGGTAAAGACGAATTTAAACGTAAACCAATTAAATCAATTAGTAAAACAGCACATGGGTGCTTTACATTACATGGTTATAAAAGTTGATCCGTTAGATGCTCAGGGATGGTTACCTAAAGAAGGATGGGATTGGCTAAAGTAAATCTTCTCAAATGTTATTTTAGACATTCGAAAGTATTTTTGATATTGTAAACCCAAAAAATAAACTTGACGTTAGGGCTATAATTATACCTGCAAAAAATAATCCTATCCCAAAACCAAAACCGAATTTGATTCCAGAACCGACTCCAAGAGATACGTTATTGTATTCCTCAGGTATGGTGTACACACTCTCTCCCTTTGCTTGAGCATTTTGCAAGTCTGCAACCACTTCTTTCTCCACCTTCTTGAGATTTTTAACAAAGTAATCAATCAGTGCTACGACAATTAGCACTACTGCGGTTAGTACGAGTATTATAAAGGAATCCATATACGCTAACTATAGTATGTAGAACTGTAGTTAGCAACTTATTGCCATGTATGTAATGAGTTCAAGAATTCTAATACAATTTAACAAAAGAGTGCATGAAGAACTCCTCAAACGCGTTATATCACTGGAGCATCTTATTTACATGGACCTATTCTCTGTAAATGCTCGTTTTGCGGTCACGAGTTGCTAATTATTTTAGTTCGCTTCGCTTCTAAAATAATAAGCACCTTCATAAATTCTTTTATGTAAAAGAATTTATGAAGGGCTCAGAAAATATAATCGCTACGCTTATTATTTTCTGGCCACCCCAGCTCGCTGTTCATCACTTTTTGAAAGTGACTCACAACGCTCGTGAAATAGTTTCCCAAACTATTTCACCCCGTCGAGCACGTACGTGACGCAGGTCACCTCTTTGCGGTCACGATAAAATTATCTCCCAGAAAATTTTATCTAAGTCTTTTCAAAGAAAAGTCTAAGCACTCTCGACCCCGACTCACTCGCCTAGCGGCATCGTTCCGTCTCCCGCAAAGGACCGCAAGCAAAGCAGTTTGCTTGCTACACAAAAGAACAGACACTTTCGTGTCTGTTCTTTTGTGTTCCTTTGCGGGCCCACGAGGGCTCGAAACTTACAGTTTCAGTACCCCTTTAGGATACTTTTCTTCATTTCATTCGAAAAGATATCTCTAAAGGGCTTCAAATCCTGATCGCACAGTGCCCCGCACTGTGCTTGGGCCCGCCCAGATATACAAAAAGCTGTCTTATGACAGCTTTTTGTATATCTGGGCGGGCCCACGAGGATTTGAACATTACATGTTCAGTACCCGTTGTGGCTATTTTATTTCTTCGCTCTGCGAATCATAAAATAGCACGCAACGGCTTCGAGCCCGTGCTCCTGTTTGCATTCGCAAACAGATGCGCTTCGTGGGCCCGCCATATTAAAACACCTCATCAAATGAGGTGTTTTAATATGGCGGGCCCACGAGGGCTCGAACCTCGGTCGCTGGTTTTGGAGACCAGAATTCTACCACTGAAATATAGGCCCAGGACTCCTATAGTACGGGAAATACGCATTGGGGTCAACGATTATATGAAGAATTTAATAACCTTGGCTAGCCTTCCTTTTTATTATTATCTCCCGTGCAACTAACTCAGGAACACCAACAGAGACAAGATTTTCTACACTCCAAACGACCGCGGCTTCTGGGATAACTGTCCAACCTTTTTCTGCCGTATACACAAAAACTGATTCTCCTGCAGAATATCCATCATCCCATTCTTGTAAGGCATAATTTGAAACAATGATGGTATATCCAAGAGTGATTGGGAGTGGTGTCACGACTTGCTTTTCAAACGCACTTTTTATCGCTACACGCTTCGTTTGTTCTTCTTGATTGATTGGCGTTTCTGTTGTTCCTGTAGTAGATGATGCTACGGGGAAAGTTGAGACACTACCATTTGGGGGTTTTGGGAGTTCGTTTGGTGACAGGACCCATAAAGAATAACCTAATCCAATAACTCCGAGAAGCCCAACTAGTATGATTATCTTATTCATAGATTGAAGTTATTAAATTTTATTTATGCTATAGATTCTTCCAGGTCCCGCTTTATAGGATGGGCTAAAACTTGAATCACTTACCCAAGAAAATGTTTTATTCGATGAACTGTTTGAAATTGTTTTTGTACATCCTGCATTCATGCAAATGCCCGTATGAGATCGTGAACCGTCAGTCACAATAACAATATCCCCAGCTTTCGCAGCTGATTGATCAACCAATGTTCCCCTACCTCCTGCAAGTGCTTGCTCCATTGACTTCACACTATTACCATCAATGGGACTTATGCCTGCAT
This window encodes:
- the miaA gene encoding tRNA (adenosine(37)-N6)-dimethylallyltransferase MiaA, with the translated sequence MKKHKAIVIVGPTASGKTSLSIELAKKFGGEVVSADSRQVYTGLDIGTGKVTQEEMQGIPHHLLDVAQPNEVYTAHDYVRDGRRAMSDVLSRGKLPIIVGGTFFYVDALLGDVSTPEVSPNPELRTELEKLPTEELFLKLQKQDTARALTIDQNNRRRLIRAIEIASAIEVVPKTQAVELYNPLKIGISIEKEELVKNIHTRLIERLDRGMIDEVVALHKNGLSYERMTELGIEYEYIAKYLQNIITENEMCALIETKSWQYAKRQMTWLKRDEDIQWFEREESEKIEEMVKAFLNT
- a CDS encoding DUF1902 domain-containing protein produces the protein MKNIIQFQITEEDGYYIAEGVNVAIVTDAPTLDELAKNIKDAVALYFENEDYSTLGFGSAPSVLANFEISALTYA
- a CDS encoding ATP-dependent DNA helicase RecQ, with translation MYSTLKQYFGYDEFRPLQKDIIEKVMDKQDCVVLMPTGGGKSLCFQLPALLQPGTTIVISPLISLMKDQVDALTGNGIPAAFINSSLRQDEISGVIEKVKNGSLKILYITPERLALPHFEALLHTLPVSLFAIDEAHCISEWGHDFRPDYRNLKSLRQKFPSIPIIALTATATEKVRADIVSQLALPSPHIFTSSFNRQNLSYEVLPKKDSFSTILSLVSLYKGESIIIYCFSRKDTETVAEKLNKQGYKASTYHAGLSADTRRDNQERFIRDDIQIMVATIAFGMGIDKPDVRLVIHHSLPKSIEGYYQETGRAGRDGLPARCVLLFSLADKFKHDFFNNRIADPVEKQQVQYNLEQSVQYGKLTGCRRKFLLKYFNEEYTKQNCGNCDYCISPTPLIIQKTKKVVPKSVVSVVKNASYDVSLFEALRQVRTSEAARLRVPPYIVFGDKALHEMALHKPKTNEAFLSISGVGEKKLSQFGEIFMNAIRGYEG
- a CDS encoding type II toxin-antitoxin system HicA family toxin — protein: MPKLKRLSQKDVISILLTQGFELSGQTGSHIKLKRFSAYGTEVLIVPNHKEIKLGTLKKIFNQASRYIPQDILRKEFYSE